One stretch of Siphonobacter curvatus DNA includes these proteins:
- a CDS encoding PAS domain-containing protein: MRRQFSLPLSKSRFPDLKRLSFALQAAQVGTWDLDLERRQIWWDERCRELHGFIKEVEVPYKTSLEYIHPDDQKRVDQAVAWALNPKSLGDYEIEFRTIGGEDYKLRWVHSKGQAFFDENGKPYRFSGIIQDITSLVQARQQLEASERHWRSMIENSPAPTAVLIGREMNVQASNKAMLEILGRDETIVGKNLLDAIPEFESQPMVGLALKVYETGYIYHDPEGGVAILKDSCLQEYWFNYTYTPLVNEKKKTYGVMVTAIDVTALVHARRLLEDK; the protein is encoded by the coding sequence ATGAGACGTCAGTTTTCACTTCCGTTAAGCAAAAGCCGTTTTCCCGACCTGAAGCGACTTTCTTTTGCCTTACAGGCAGCTCAAGTAGGAACCTGGGATTTGGATTTGGAACGAAGGCAAATCTGGTGGGATGAGCGATGCCGAGAACTGCACGGGTTTATTAAAGAAGTAGAAGTTCCCTATAAAACGTCATTAGAGTACATCCACCCCGACGATCAAAAACGGGTAGATCAGGCGGTTGCCTGGGCCCTAAATCCCAAATCTCTAGGTGACTACGAGATTGAATTCAGAACCATTGGTGGCGAAGATTATAAGCTACGTTGGGTACATAGCAAGGGACAGGCCTTTTTTGACGAAAACGGAAAGCCCTATCGCTTTTCAGGCATTATTCAGGACATCACCTCGCTGGTACAGGCCCGTCAGCAATTAGAGGCTAGCGAACGCCACTGGCGTAGCATGATTGAAAATTCTCCGGCCCCTACCGCCGTGCTCATCGGACGTGAAATGAACGTTCAGGCTTCTAATAAAGCAATGCTTGAAATCCTCGGTAGAGATGAAACTATTGTAGGCAAAAACCTTCTTGACGCTATTCCTGAATTTGAAAGTCAACCGATGGTCGGCCTGGCCCTAAAAGTTTATGAAACGGGTTACATTTATCATGATCCGGAAGGCGGAGTGGCTATTTTGAAAGACAGCTGTTTACAAGAATATTGGTTTAACTACACCTACACGCCATTAGTCAACGAGAAGAAAAAGACATACGGCGTAATGGTTACAGCGATTGATGTTACAGCCCTGGTACACGCTCGCCGTCTATTAGAAGATAAGTAG
- a CDS encoding DUF3891 family protein, translated as MIVKPTSSGWEIIHQQAHGMLALQLALQWPVKKRPMHWIKTIVALTEHDDGQEPWEGKNHLNEAGAPLNFQMMEYSVEQCRNVIQIGLEKSRWNALMVSMHTSYLYEPKRGVSKELNDFLDEQKRNQKDWCAHYQITQEQAEYAYSFIQWCDALSLILCQDQIPAGERRLEISPGPDGTSYYIFQRSSGTVGVEPWPFMQKAFTVEVESYEVDQMIFKDDKELFNAMQQALITEKKWVFKAK; from the coding sequence CTCTTCAGTTAGCCCTACAGTGGCCCGTTAAGAAGAGGCCCATGCACTGGATCAAGACCATTGTGGCTCTTACCGAACATGATGATGGACAGGAACCCTGGGAAGGCAAAAACCACTTGAATGAAGCGGGAGCACCGCTGAATTTTCAAATGATGGAGTATTCCGTCGAGCAGTGTCGTAACGTCATTCAGATTGGTCTGGAAAAAAGCCGCTGGAACGCCCTGATGGTATCCATGCATACCTCATACCTGTACGAACCCAAACGGGGAGTCAGTAAGGAATTGAATGACTTCCTGGACGAACAGAAGCGAAATCAGAAAGACTGGTGTGCTCATTATCAGATTACCCAGGAGCAGGCTGAATACGCGTACAGCTTTATCCAGTGGTGCGATGCTTTATCGTTGATTCTTTGCCAGGACCAGATTCCGGCGGGTGAACGTCGCTTGGAAATCAGTCCCGGTCCCGATGGCACCAGTTACTATATCTTTCAACGGAGTAGTGGAACGGTTGGGGTAGAGCCCTGGCCGTTCATGCAAAAGGCATTCACCGTAGAAGTAGAAAGCTACGAGGTAGATCAGATGATCTTTAAAGACGATAAAGAATTGTTTAACGCCATGCAACAGGCACTCATTACCGAAAAAAAATGGGTATTTAAAGCCAAATAA
- a CDS encoding exonuclease domain-containing protein, whose amino-acid sequence MLDFIAIDFENANNARSSACSLGIAVIEKGVITDVKHWYIKPYPFEMGYYQQRVHKITLESLTLAPAFDELWPEVLPYLEGKTVLAHNAAYDLNLLRGLFEHYHLSIQALQYACTVDMARSTWPNEPKHSLGYLAYYNQLTFTHHRADDDARVCAQLALRMAELHEAADLDDLIYRTKVSKRNFDGTYATLKPQPRTRRNTPFIPNLHTAINHSHPFYGKSVVFTGDLSALGRTEAQQLVWQCGGIAAKNLSYATHYMVVGKQNAQLVGEELISSKMKKAEELLSRGFPLVILNEEEFLAML is encoded by the coding sequence ATGCTTGATTTCATTGCGATAGATTTTGAAAATGCTAATAATGCTAGATCCAGTGCCTGCTCTTTAGGCATTGCAGTGATAGAGAAAGGTGTTATTACCGATGTAAAGCATTGGTATATTAAGCCCTATCCCTTCGAAATGGGCTATTATCAGCAACGTGTCCATAAGATTACGCTTGAATCCCTTACCCTTGCTCCTGCTTTCGATGAGCTTTGGCCAGAAGTCCTTCCGTATTTAGAAGGCAAAACGGTACTTGCCCATAATGCGGCGTATGATTTAAACCTGTTACGGGGATTATTTGAGCACTATCACTTGTCTATTCAGGCCCTGCAATACGCTTGTACCGTAGACATGGCTCGTAGCACCTGGCCAAATGAACCGAAGCATTCGCTGGGTTACCTGGCTTATTATAACCAGCTCACATTCACGCACCACCGGGCCGATGATGATGCACGTGTCTGTGCCCAGCTGGCCCTACGGATGGCTGAGTTACACGAAGCAGCCGATCTTGACGACCTCATTTACCGTACCAAGGTCAGCAAGCGGAACTTCGACGGTACCTATGCTACCTTAAAGCCTCAGCCTCGTACGCGACGAAATACGCCTTTCATTCCGAACTTGCATACAGCAATAAACCATTCACACCCGTTTTACGGAAAATCAGTCGTATTTACGGGTGACCTTAGTGCGTTGGGACGTACGGAAGCTCAGCAGCTGGTCTGGCAGTGTGGTGGTATTGCGGCGAAAAATCTTTCTTACGCTACCCACTATATGGTCGTCGGTAAACAGAATGCTCAGTTAGTGGGGGAAGAACTGATATCTTCCAAAATGAAAAAAGCGGAAGAACTCCTCAGCCGTGGTTTTCCGCTGGTTATTCTGAATGAAGAAGAATTTCTGGCCATGTTGTAA